A region from the Vicia villosa cultivar HV-30 ecotype Madison, WI linkage group LG3, Vvil1.0, whole genome shotgun sequence genome encodes:
- the LOC131659539 gene encoding uncharacterized protein LOC131659539 yields the protein MAVETQLKGSHLHSARLTEENAKLRNQIAEMESTSEKNTLPDCKGCESLVAHCDMLDGQLFRKDVVIQTIAPPPTHRYYTRANHSLQMDQLRDDLIQMRTQVTAQMAQFMEVMQNMADRQEELRIRMDTVAQVVADPPQRNPADIRVNGEPVIGGPGVIPPAANQGNPRGPPQPTLEGQTTQQIRRAAAIPVLEEDRHEDLFPESEWGFPHDAGRMFRGLEERMRAMEGQGLGMDINDLGLVPGVRVPPKFKVPDFEKYKGNTCPKTHVRAYYRKMHVYSEDEGLLMHFFQDSLTGASLEWYMRLERANIRSWRDLVDAFIKQYQYNVDMAPNRTQLQNLSQKANESFKEYAQKWRELAARVQPPMLEREMMDLFTNTLEGQYYSACSASSSFAELVMIGERIESGIKAGRIQNPNAASSSSGVVGKKPYNGFAKKREGEMSAAYYGKGKSEAHQQVAAVTIPNVPFQQHQQRGYTPRQYQPKAPERTFDPIPMTYAQVLPYLLDLKLVQLRTLATPAKLPPNWDANARCEFHSGAPGHNIENCKALKYQVQNLLDSKAIEFTPTPGPNVVQNPMPPHGSHAANALDCVEDTRLVKDVTELGSLLPLLKVELLRMGLYAGCGELCNDCMATSSVCDKVKNGIRQLIDSGYLQFERVRRPEVFENEINVASIPYTPAKIPIPARAPPLVITSPGPVPYTSEKAIPWNYGGEVFYQGAKFELRTPVEKEDVDNVVGVGRMTRSGRILNPPQNVHKDNTEALAQAKGVTEDTMDQGQSSNSEDTVAKEMEEFLKIIKKSEYKVVDQLSQTQSKISILQLLLCSETHRNALLRLLGTAFVPPEISVNQLEGVVSNINAGNGLGFTDADLPSEGRKHNRSLHISVECKGTMLSRVLVDNGSSLNVLPKSSLMRLDYSGVEIRPSELTV from the exons ATGGCCGTGGAGACACAACTTAAAGGTAGTCATCTCCATtccgctcgactaacagaagagaatgcAAAGCTCAGAAACCAGATAGCAGAAATGGAAAGTACATCTGAAAAGAATACCCTCCCTGATTGCAAAGGATGTGAGAGCTTGGTGGCCCACTGTGATATGTTAGATGGGCAGTTGTTTCGCAAAGATGTGGTGATTCAAA caattgCACCTCCGCCTACACATCGCTACTACACAAGGGCTAATCACTCACTGCAAATGGATCAGTTAAGGGACGATCTTATCCAGATGAGAACTCAGGTTACTGCTCAGATGGCTCAGTTCATGGAAGTCATGCAAAACATGGCTGATCGCCAAGAAGAACTCAGAATCAGGATGGACACAGTTGCTCAGGTTGTCGCGGACCCCCCGCAAAGAAATCCTGCTGATATTCGTGTCAATGGTGAACCTGTGATCGGAGGACCTGGTGTAATTCCTCCAGCTGCTAATCAAGGTAATCCCCGTGGGCCTCCCCAGCCTACCCTTGAAGGACAGACTACACAACAAATCAGAAGGGCCGCTGCTATCCCCGTGTTGGAAGAGGACCGACACGAGGACTTGTTTCCTGAAAGTGAATGGGGATTTCCGCATGATGCTGGAAGAATGTTTAGAGgtctggaggaaaggatgagggcAATGGAAGGCCAAGGATTGGgtatggatatcaatgacttgggttTAGTTCCTGGCGTCCGTGTGCCACCGAAATTCAAGGtacccgacttcgagaaatacaagggGAATACTTGTCCTAAGACACATGTCCGAGCTTACTATCGCAAAATGCATGTGTACTCTGAGGATGAAGGATTGTTGatgcacttcttccaagatagcctgaCTGGGGCGTCCTTGGAATGGTATATGAGATTGGAGAGAGCTAATATCCGAAGTTGGAGGGACCTGGTTGATGCTTTCATAAAGCAGTATCAGTATAATGTTGACATGGCACCAAATCGCACTCAGTTACAGAATCTATCCCAGAAAGCTAATgagtccttcaaagaatatgcacaGAAATGGCGCGAGTTGGCAGCTAGAGTCCAGCCACCTATGTTGGAAAGAGAAATGATGGATCTGTTCACCAACACTCTGGAGGGCCAATACTACTCCGCCTGCTCTGCATCCTCAAGTTTTGCCGAGTTGGTTATGATTGGTGAGCGAATTGAAAGTGGGATTAAGGCTGGTAGAATTCAGAATCCGAATGCTGCTAGTTCCTCCTCTGGGGTTGTTGGAAAGAAACCTTATAACGGGTTTGCCAAGAAAAGAGAGGGTGAGATGAGCGCTGCTTATTATGGTAAAGGCAAAAGCGAGGCTCATCAACAAGTGGCCGCCGTGACTATACCGAATGTTCCATTTCAGCAACATCAGCAACGAGGGTATACTCCGCGCCAGTATCAACCAAAGGCACCTGAGAGAACTTTTGACCCGATCCCGatgacatatgcacaagtattgcCATACCTCCTCGACTTGAAGTTGGTACAATTGAGAACTCTagcaactcctgctaagttgccTCCTAATTGGGATGCTAATGCAaggtgtgaattccactctggagcaCCTGGGCATAACATTGAAAACTGCAAAGCATTGAAGTATCAGGTTCAAAATCTTCTCGACTCCAAGGCCATTGAGTTCACTCCTACTCCAGGGCCTAATGTTGTTCAAAATCCCATGCCCCCTCATGGGTCTCATGCTGCAAACGCCCTCGATTGTGTTGAAGACACTCGTTTGGTTAAGGACGTGACTGAGTTAGGCTCTCTGTTGCCTTTACTGAAAGTAGAATTACTGAGAATGGGTCTATATGCTGGTTGTGGAGAATTGTGTAATGATTGCATGGCCACTTCCTCAGTTTGTGATAAAGTGAAAAATGGTATTCGACAGTTGATAGATAGTGGGTATCTACAGTTTGAGCGCGTACGACGGCCCGAGGTATTTGAGAATGAAATTAATGTGGCATCCATCCCCTACACTCCTGCTAAGATCCCAATTCCTGCTAGAGCACCTCCTTTGGTTATTACATCACCTGGTCCCGTTCCGTATACTAGTGAAAAGGCAATCCCATGGAACTACGGTGGAGAGGTTTTTTACCAAGGGGCCAAGTTTGAACTTAGGACACCAGTTGAGAAAGAAGACGTCGACAATGTCGTGGGAGTTGGAAGAATGACAAGGAGTGGCCGTATTCTCAATCCTCCTCAGAATGTCCACAAAGACAATACAGAAGCTCTAGCTCAAGCAAAAGGAGTGACAGAAGATACTATGGACCAGGGGCAAAGTTCTAATTCTGAGGACACTGTGGCCAAAGAGATGGAAGAATTCCTCAAGATCATCAAGAAGAGTGAGTATAAAGTGGTTGACCAGCTGAGTCAAACTCAATCTAAGATCTCGATCTTACAGTTGCTCTTATGCTCCGAGACACATCGAAATGCTTTATTGAGACTCCTAGGCACTGCCTTTGTCCCTCCTGAGATCTCAGTAAATCAGCTTGAAGGGgtggtgtctaatatcaatgcTGGAAATGGATTAGGATTCACTGATGCAGATTTGCCTTCTGAAGGTAGAAAACACAATAGATCTTTGCACATATCTGTGGAGTGCAAGGGGACTATGCTATCTCGTGTTCTTGTTGATAATGGATCTTCTTTGAATGTGTTACCAAAGTCGTCTTTGATGAGGCTAGACTATTCTGGTGTTGAGATAAGGCCAAGCGAATTAACTGTGTGA